The following are encoded together in the Rhinopithecus roxellana isolate Shanxi Qingling chromosome 5, ASM756505v1, whole genome shotgun sequence genome:
- the SSTR1 gene encoding somatostatin receptor type 1 codes for MFPNGTASSPSSSPSPSPGSCGEGGGSRGPGAGAADGMEEPGRNASQNGTLSEGQGSAILISFIYSVVCLVGLCGNSMVIYVILRYAKMKTATNIYILNLAIADELLMLSVPFLVTSTLLRHWPFGALLCRLVLSVDAVNMFTSIYCLTVLSVDRYVAVVHPIKAARYRRPTVAKVVNLGVWVLSLLVILPIVVFSRTAANSDGTVACNMLMPEPAQRWLVGFVLYTFLMGFLLPVGAICLCYVLIIAKMRMVALKAGWQQRKRSERKITLMVMMVVMVFVICWMPFYVVQLVNVFAEQDDATVSQLSVILGYANSCANPILYGFLSDNFKRSFQRILCLSWMDNAAEEPVDYYATALKSRAYSVEDFQPENLESGGVFRNGTCTSRITTL; via the coding sequence ATGTTCCCCAATGGCAccgcctcctctccttcctcctctcctagCCCCAGCCCGGGCAGCTGCGGCGAAGGCGGCGGCAGCAGGGGCCCCGGGGCCGGCGCTGCGGACGGCATGGAGGAGCCGGGGAGAAACGCGTCCCAGAACGGGACCTTGAGCGAGGGCCAGGGCAGCGCCATCCTCATCTCTTTCATCTACTCCGTGGTGTGCCTGGTGGGGCTGTGTGGGAACTCTATGGTCATCTACGTGATCCTGCGCTATGCCAAGATGAAGACGGCCACCAACATCTATATCCTAAATCTGGCCATTGCTGATGAGCTGCTCATGCTCAGCGTGCCCTTCCTGGTCACCTCCACGTTGTTGCGCCACTGGCCCTTCGGTGCGCTGCTCTGCCGCCTCGTGCTCAGCGTGGACGCGGTCAACATGTTCACCAGCATCTACTGTCTGACTGTGCTTAGCGTGGACCGCTACGTGGCTGTGGTGCATCCGATCAAGGCGGCCCGCTACCGCCGGCCCACCGTGGCCAAGGTAGTAAACCTGGGCGTGTGGGTGCTATCGCTGCTAGTCATCCTGCCCATCGTGGTCTTCTCTCGCACCGCGGCCAACAGCGACGGCACGGTGGCCTGCAACATGCTCATGCCAGAGCCCGCTCAACGCTGGCTGGTGGGCTTCGTGTTGTACACATTTCTCATGGGCTTCCTGCTGCCCGTCGGGGCTATCTGCCTGTGCTACGTGCTCATCATTGCCAAGATGCGCATGGTGGCCCTCAAGGCCGGCTGGCAGCAGCGCAAGCGCTCGGAGCGCAAGATCACcttaatggtgatgatggtggtgatggtgtttgTCATCTGCTGGATGCCTTTCTACGTGGTGCAGCTGGTCAACGTGTTTGCTGAGCAGGACGACGCCACGGTGAGCCAGCTGTCGGTCATCCTCGGCTATGCCAACAGCTGCGCCAACCCCATCCTCTATGGCTTTCTCTCAGACAACTTCAAGCGCTCTTTCCAACGCATCCTGTGCCTCAGCTGGATGGACAACGCTGCGGAGGAGCCGGTTGACTATTACGCCACCGCACTCAAGAGCCGTGCCTACAGCGTGGAAGATTTCCAACCTGAGAACCTGGAGTCCGGCGGCGTCTTCCGTAATGGCACCTGCACGTCCCGGATCACGACGCTCTGA